A window of the Mus pahari chromosome 1, PAHARI_EIJ_v1.1, whole genome shotgun sequence genome harbors these coding sequences:
- the LOC110321157 gene encoding putative olfactory receptor 52P1 codes for MIQNITQHITSFFLVGIPGLENFHCWIGILVCLLFALTLLGNIIILATVKLKPSLHQPMYFFLCMLAMNDMFLSSSAALKMLGIFWFDAHWINFDVCLTQMYFIHTLCIMESAILVAMAFDHFVAICIPLHYTSILTTSMVTKLDLVCLIRGVILILPCPFLIKRLPYYTKYVISHAYCEHMAVVKLASASTLINRVYGISVALSVIIVDVGLIGTSYVKILQSVFRLSSQNARSKALGTCAAHVCTILVSYTPALFSFLTHCIGKNVPPSVHISVASVYLLVPSAVNPVVYGVKTKQIRDRVIALFFTHKKLPEK; via the exons ATGATTCAG AATATTACCCAACATATTACATCTTTCTTCCTGGTTGGTATACCTGGATTGGAAAATTTTCACTGCTGGATTGGCatccttgtctgtcttctgtttgcACTGACACTGCTGGGGAACATCATAATCCTTGCTACTGTCAAGCTGAAGCCAAGTCTCCACCAGCctatgtatttcttcctttgcatGCTGGCAATGAATGAcatgtttctttcctcttctgcagcTCTGAAGATGCTTGGCATCTTCTGGTTTGATGCACACTGGATCAACTTTGATGTCTGTCTAACTCAAATGTATTTTATCCATACACTGTGCATCATGGAGTCAGCCATTCTAGTAGCCATGGCATTTGATCACTTTGTGGCCATTTGCATCCCACTGCATTATACATCAATCCTGACAACATCTATGGTTACTAAACTGGATCTTGTTTGCCTAATCAGAGGTGTGATTTTGATTTTGCCATGTCCTTTTCTGATTAAGAGGCTGCCTTACTATACAAAATATGTCATCTCTCATGCCTACTGTGAGCACATGGCTGTGGTGAAATTGGCAAGTGCCAGCACTCTCATTAACAGAGTATACGGAATCTCAGTGGCTCTTTCAGTTATAATAGTGGATGTAGGACTGATAGGAACATCCTATGTAAAAATCCTCCAGTCAGTGTTTAGGCTCTCTTCCCAGAATGCCCGCTCTAAAGCCCTGGGCACCTGTGCTGCGCATGTCTGCACTATCCTTGTCTCCTATACACCTGCATTGTTTAGCTTCCTAACTCATTGCATTGGTAAGAATGTGCCTCCAAGTGTTCACATCAGTGTTGCCAGTGTGTACCTTTTAGTACCATCTGCGGTTAATCCAGTGGTGTATGGTGTCAAGACCAAACAGATTCGTGATCGAGTGATAGCTCTTTTCTTTACACACAAGAAACTCCCTGAAAAGTAA